The Gloeomargarita sp. SRBZ-1_bins_9 region CTGATATTTGCCCTGCACGGGAGACCTTTCTAGCCCAGGCCAATGGTGTCCCACCATCCCCTAAGATGAAAAAGGATGAAAAATCACCGTCCTAGAGCCATCTGAGACGTGGTGAACACCCCCTTTAACCTGGCGGCCATTGATGTGGGCACCAATTCCATCCACATGGTGGTGGTGCAAATTCAACCCCACTTGCCCGCCTTTACCGTCATTGCCCGGGAAAAGGAGACGGTGCGGCTAGGGGAGCGCTGTCCCGACACCGGTAACCTTACCCCGGGGGCTATGCAACGGGCCATTGCAGCGCTCAAACGCTGTTGCACCCTGGCGCGCACCCACCAGGCGGAAGCCGTTGTTGCCGTGGCCACCAGCGCGGTCCGGGAGGCCCCCAACGGTCATGAGTTTCTCGAGCGGGTCCGGGAGGAAACCGGATTGGTGGTGGATTTAATTTCCGGCACGGAAGAGGCCCGCTGCATTTATCTAGGGGTACTCTCAGGCATGGAACTCCACGGCCAACCCCACGTGATCATTGACATTGGCGGCGGCTCGACGGAATTGATTCTAGGGGATGGGGGGGAACCTCAGTACCTCAGCAGCACCAAAGTCGGGGCGGTGCGCCTCACTCAAGAAATGATCACCACCGACCCTATTAGCAGTGCCGAGTACGACTGGTTGCGGGCCTATTTGCGGGGCATGTTGGAGTGGCCCATTCAAGACATCCGGCGGCTGTTGGGCTGGCGACGGGTGCCCCTGATCGGCACATCGGGAACCATTGAAGCCCTGTTTTTACTGCAAGCCCATCTCAACAACGCCCCACCCCCCCAACCGTTGCAGGGACAAAAACTCAGCCGCGCTCAGGTGCAAAACCTGGTACAAAAACTGCGCAGTTTGAACGACCAACAGCGGCGCAACCAGTTGCACATTCCCCCCAAGCGCTCAGAAATCATCCTGGCCGGGGCGTTGATTCTCCAAGAGGCCATGCACTTGCTTGATTGCGAAGTGATTATCTTTTGCGAGCGGGCCTTGCGGGAGGGGTTGATCGTCAACTGGATGCTCAACCACGGCCTGATTGCCGACCACTTGCGTTACCAGAGTTCGGTGCGCCGGCGCAGCGTGTACAAGTTAGCGGATAAATACCAGGTGCGTTTGGAACATGCCCAGCAGGTGGCCAAGCTGGCGCTGCAATTGTTTGACCAGACCCAGGGGCAATTGCATCCGGGGGACCCGTTGGAGCGGGAGTACCTGTGGGCTGCTGCTATGCTCCACAATTGCGGTCATTTCATTAGCCACGACGCCCACCACAAACACTCGTATTATTTAATTCGGTACGGGGAGTTGCTGGGGTACACGGAAAACGAAATTGCCATTATTGCCAACGTGGCCCGCTATCACCGCAAAAGTCCCCCCAAACGCAAGCACGACAACTTCAACAGTCTGGATAAGCGATCGCGGACCGTCATTGAGCGGTTGAGTGCGTTTTTGCGCATTGCCGTAGCTTTGGACCGGCGGCAGATCGGGGCCATTCAGCGCTTGGAATGTCAAATGTCCCCCCCGGATTTTCACCTGTATCTTTATCCCCAGGACCCCCAGGACGACTGCACCCTGGAGCTGTGGAATCTGAACTACAAAAAGACTTGGTTTGAGTCCCTGTTTGGGGTGCAGGTGCATGCCCATCTGGCGGCGACTCCCCACCCGACCACGACGGCCCTGCTCACCCCTTGACCCTTAGCCGGTGTAGATTGGCGACTGGCTTGATGCCGACCGGCGCGATGGGGACGGTCGCGGGATTACAGTTGGCTGTACGGGGTCTGAGATACCGCCTAACCCTAGAGGGGCGCTGTATCCGGCTTTCGGGGTGGGAAGCTACCCGCGCCTTGGGCCTTGGCCCGGTTGGCTTTGTAACAAACCGTTACCGGGTTCTCAGGCGGGAGACACCAATCGGTAAGATCGCAGGGGAGTAGCCAACGTGTGATAGGAGCCGTGTCATGACAGTCAAGGCCAGTGGCGGGAGTCCTGCGGTCCAGCCCCAGCTTTTCCGCACAGTGGGGGTAGAAACGATTGCCCAAGCGGAACAAGAGGACCGTTTCCTGAGCCAGACGGAACTCCAAGAACTGGAAACCTATTTTGCATCGGGGCAACAGCGGCTGGAGGTGGCGGCGGTCCTGACGGCCAATTCAGAAATCATCGTCTCCCGGGCAGCCAACCGGATTTTTGTGGGGGGGTCGCCCATGGCCTACCTGGAAAAGCCCGCGGCACCGGCGGAGGACATGAAAGAGGCGATGAAGCTGGGCACGGCTTTTTACGTGGAAAGTCAAGGGGGCTTTTTTGAGGGGATTCGCAATATCTTTAGCGCCGCCGGCAGCGAGATTCCCCCGGGCTTTCAACCCATCAATATCTCCCGCTACGGGGCTGACAACATGCGTAAGTCGCTGCGGGATTTGAGCTGGTTTTTGCGCTATATCACCTATGCCCTGGTGGCGGGGGACCCCAATATCCTGACGGTGAATGTGCGGGGGCTGCGGGAGATCATTGAGCGGGCCTGCTCGACGGCGGCAACGGTGGTGGCGCTCAAGGAAATGAAACGGGCAGCCACGGGCTATTTCCCCAAAAACCCGGAGATTCAATCCCTAGTGGGCAGTTATTTTGATGTGGTGATCCAAGAATTCATTGCCCCGGCGCCATCAAACAAGGTACGGCAACGGACGTCACCAGATTTGCAGGGGTTGGAGTTGCCCCAGGTGTATTACCTGGCGACGGCAGGGCGGCCCCGCTACGCCATGAAACCGGGCTTGTCGGAGGTGGAAAAGCAGGCGGTGATCCGGGCGGCCTATCGGCAGGTGTTTGAGCGGGACATTGTCAAGGGCTACGGCCTGGGGCTGTCGGACCTGGAGTCCAAGGTGAAAAACGGGGAAATCTCCATGAAGGAATTTATCCGCCGCCTGGGGAAATCGCCGTTGTACTACCGGGAGTTTGTGCAGCCTTTTGTCAATAGCCGGGTGGTGGAGCTGGCGTTTCGGCATTTCCTGGGGCGGGGGATTAGCTCCCGGGAGGAGTTCAGCCGTTACTTCAGCATTATTTCGGAAAAGGGTATCAATGGGCTGGTGGATGCCCTGGTGGACTCCCGGGAGTACGGGGATTACTTCGGTGAGGAGACGGTGCCCTACCTGCGGGGGCTGGGGATTGAAGCGCAAGAGTGTCGCAACTGGGGGGCGCAGATTGACCTGTTTAACTACAGCGCGCCCTTTCGCAAGGTGCCCCAGTTTGTGACCCTATTTGCCGGCTATGACCGGCCGTTACCGGACCGTCACCCCTACGGCGTGGGTAACGACCCGCTAGAGATTCAATTCGGGGCGATCTTCCCCAAGGATACGGTGAATCCCAAGGCGGCGCCGGCCCCCATCGGCAAAGATGTGCGGCGGATTTTGATCCGCAACGGGCCGGGGATTACCAATCAGGTGGGCAATCCGGCGGCCAAGGCCCAAGCGCCGGGGTCATTGGGACCCAAGGTGTTTAAGCTCACCCAGACGCCCCGGGTGGGCAACCGGGCAGCTGGCACCCAATCCAGCGTGCGCTTTAGCGAGGTCTCTACCCAGGCTGTGATCCGGGCGGCCTACTTGCAAGTATTTGGCCGGATGGTTTACGAGGGGCAGCGGCAAAAGGTCGCCGAAATCAAGCTGGAAAACGGGGAGATTTCCGTGCGGGAGTTTATCCGCCAGTTGGCCCGCTCAGATGTGTTCCGGGATATGTACTGGAGTCGCCTGTATGTGTGTAAGGCGGTGGAGTACATTCACCGGCGGTTGCTGGGGCGGCCCACCTACGGGCGGCAGGAGCTGAACTATTACTACGACATTTGCGCCAAGAAGGGGTTTTACGGGTTGGTTGACGCCCTGATCGACAGCCCGGAATACAACGAGGTGTTTGGGGAGGACACGGTGCCCTACGAGCGGTACCTGACCCCCCAGGGGCTGGCGCTGCGGTCGTTGCGGCCGGGAACCATTGGCGAGCGGGGCATCACGGTGACGCCGGAGGAAACGCCGCGCTTTGTGGAACTGGGGACGCCGAGCAACCGGCGCACAGAACCGGATATTGCCTTCCGGGTGAATCAGGGGGTAAGCAAGCGGCGGGACCAAACCAAGGTGTTCAAGCTCACCAGCCTGTCCGACAAGGTCCAGGTGGAGCAGGTGATCCGGGCGGCCTACCGGCAAATTTTCGAGCGGGACATCGAACCCTACGTGGTGGGCAACGAGTTCAGCACCCTAGAAAGTCGCCTGGCCAATGGGGAAATCACGGTGCGGGAGTTCATCCTGGGGTTGGGGCAGTCGGAGCTGTACCTACGGGAGTTCTACACGCCCTACCCCAACACCAAGGTGATCGAACTGGGCACCAAGCATTTCCTGGGTCGGGCGCCCCGGGACCAGCAGGAAATCCGCCGCTATAACCAAATCCTGGCCACCCAGGGGTTGAAGGCGTTTGTCGAGGCGCTGGTCGGCAGTGCGGAGTACGCGGCGGTCTTCGGGGAGGATACGGTGCCCTACCGGCGGTTCCCCACGCTGCCGGCGGCCAATTTCCCCAACACGGAAAAGCTGTTTAATCGCCTGACGAAGCAGGACGATTCCCTGGTGGTGCCCAGCTTCAAACCGGGGGCGGGTTTCTAGGGTGATCCATCCCCAGGTCTGGGTGCTGTTGGTGGGCCGCTTCCTGTCGCAATGGGGGAGCGGTTTCACCTTATTTTATGGACCGATTGTTTTTGTCCACCGGGTGGGCCTGAGCGCGACGGCGGTGGGCTTGGGGCTGGGGGCGACGGCCCTTAGTGGCATAGCTGGCCGGATAGCCGGGGGCTGGGGCAGCGATAGGTTGGGACGCAAACCGGTTTTACTCTTGGCGGCGGCGATTGCAGCCCTGGGGTGTGGGGTGCTGGCGGTGGCCGGGGATTTCGCCAGCTTCACCCTGGGGAATTTGATTTTGGGGCTGGGGGTGGGGCTGTACTGGCCGGCCAATGAGGCAGCGGTGGCGGATGTGACCACACCGGCCCAACGCCAGGAGGCCTATGCGTTAACCCGTTTGGCGGATGCGGTGGGGCTGGGGTTGGGGGTGGCCCTGGGGGGATTTCTGGTGGAGGACTTCTACCGCTGGCTGTTTGTGATAGACGGGGTGACGTTTGCCCTGTTTGGGGTGCTGGTGGGCTGGGGTTTCCGGGAACCCCTGCGCAAGACGTCTCTGTCGCTGGAGCACCTGGGGGAGGTCCTGCGCCAGGATGGGGCACTGCGCTGGTATGCCCTGCTGAATGTGGGATTTACCTTTTCCCTGGCCCAGACCAACAGTGCCCTACCCCTGTATCTGAAAACTGTCGCCGGGGCACAGCGCCTATCCAACTGGGAAATCGCCACGTTTTTTACGGTGTTTGTGCTGGTGACGGCGGTGGTGCAGTTGCCGGTGGCCCGCTTGGCCCGACCCCTGGGGCTGGTGGGGACCCTACAGTTTTCGGCGCTGCTGTGGGCGGTGGGGTTTGCCACGATTGGGCTGCGGGTTTGGGCGGGGGTGGGATTGAGTGTGCTGGCGGTGGCCACAGCGGCCTATTTACCGACGGCGTCCACGTGGGTGGCGGCCTGGGCACCGGCGCACCTGCGGGGGACCTACCTGGCGGTGAATTCCCTGTGCTGGTCGGTGGGGTATTTGCTGGGGCCACCGGTGGGGGGCTGGTTTCTGGATTTGCCGGAACCTTGGGCAGACAGCCTGTGGTGGATGCTGGTGGGGATGGCCGGTGGTTTGGTGTGGGGGTTGACCCGCTTACCGGAACCGGCCCAGTTATAATACAAGCAACAGGTGGGCGGGACGGCCATGGCTGGAAAAATGCAACGGGTGCTGGTCATTGATGACAGCATCATGATCCGCAAGATGGTAGTGGACTTGTTGCAGGACCAGTACCAGGTGTTGGAGGCGCGCAATGGGCGGGAAGGGTTGCGGCTGGCCAAAGAACTGCAACCGGATGTGATCCTGCTCGATTTTGTCATGCCAGAGTTGGATGGCTACGCCACGTTACAACTGTTGCGCCAGGACCCGGTTTTGCAGCAGATTCCGGTCATTATGATGTCCGGGCTGCCGGATGAGGTGGCCAGCAGAGTCCCTCAGCCCTTTGAGGGGTTCGAGTTTTTGGAAAAGCCCTTTCAACCGGAGGACCTGCGGCGGCAGATCAAAAAGGCCCTGACGGGGGAAATGCCGGTGCGCCAACCGGTGGCGGGGGCCACGGAAATGCAAACCCTGACCAACAAGCTCATCAATATCGAAACCTTGCTGATTCAGGGGATCGAGGGGTTGGTGCAGCGGGAGATTGTTTCCCGGTTGATGGAACTGGATGCCCAAGGGGAGTCCCAGGAAAACCGTCTGGTGAATTTAGAAACGCGGGTGGAACGGCTGCAATCTCAATTGGATCAGCAGACAAAAATTCTTTTGCGCTTGGTGGAGGAAATGCAGCAATTGCGTGGGGTTCTCCAGGGGGGCAACTATGTCCGCGCCTGAGCAGGTCCAGGCTCTGTTGCAGGAGGCGGATTGGGGGCGGCGGTTGCAAGGGGTGGAACAGTGTCGCCGTTTACCGCCGGACGAGGCGCTGGCTTTGCTCAAAACGGTGGTGACGGACCGCAACGCCCGGGTGCGCTACGCGGCAGTGAGTCAATTGGGCAACATGGGGGGGTTATCGCCGGAACAGAAGCGGGAACTGTTGCCCCTGTTGCGGGAACGGCTCTACGGGGATACGGAACCGGATGTGCAGGCGGCGGCAGCGGATGCTTTGGCGGGATTGGGTCTCCGGGAGGCCTACGAGGACCTGGAGCGGGCGTACCGGGAAAGTCCCGAATGGCTGGTGAAATTCAGTGTGCTGGCCGGACTGGGGGTGCTGGGGGATCGCCGCGCCTATCCCCTGCTGCTGGAGGCCTTGACCGATCCCAACGAACTTCTGCAAATGGCGGCGATTGGGGCGCTAGCGGATTTGGGGGATGCTCAGGCGGTACCGGCGCTGGGGGCGTTGGTGCGCCATCCCGATTGGCAAATTCGACTGCGGGTGGCCCAAGCCCTGCACCGGCTCAATAGTGCCGAGGCTGCACCCTTTTTGGCCACCTTGGCCCAAGATGAAGTAGCACCGGTCGCCGCTGCGGCGCGAGGGCAGTAACTCGGTTTGGCGGGAAGGGCAGCTTTATTGTACTTTATCTATCTAGCAGAAAAGCGCCGCTGACGCCTATGCCGTCTCCCCTGCCGACAGGTCTTGCCTGCCTTGTCATTACTACTTCCCAGGACAGCCGTAAAGAGCCATTAGTGAAAGAACGGATATTGCTGGGACGCCATCCAGCTTGCGACATTGTGATTGAAGAATCGGTCGTTTCCGGTCGCCATGCTCGTTTAGAACGGCAACCTGACGGCAGCTACGTGATTGTGGACTTAGAAAGCAGCAACGGTTTGTACTACAACGGGCAGCGGGTACCACGCCACCACCTGCGACCTGGGGATGTCCTCAAAATCGGCAACCGGGTGACCTTGACCTACCAAATCCTGAGTGCCGACCAGCCGGCTACTTGGCAAAGCGGGGGGGAGGACCCTAGCCAAACGGTGGTTATGACTGGTGCCCCGGTGGCGATCAGCGAAAGCCAGCCGACTTTGGTGAACCTGCGGGGGCGACAAGTGCTCACCATCGGCCGTGACCCGCGCAATGACTTAGTGATTGCTCATCCAACGGTTTCCCGTTTCCACGCCCGGGTGGAACGCCACGACGGGTCCTTTGTCCTGACCGATTTGGGGTCCACCAACGGTACTTTCGTCAACGGCAAACCCGTTACCCAGCCCTATGTGCTGCGCGCCCGGGACACGATCCGCATTGGCTCCCACCTGCTGGTGCTCAACATGGATGAGACCCTGGTGCAGACCAATGAGGTGGGCAACCTGCGGCTGGATGCCGTGAACCTAACCAAGGTGGTCAAATCAGGCGCTCGGGTCCTGGACCGGGTGTCCCTTTCCATCCTACCGCGGGAGTTTGTGGCCATTTTAGGTCCGTCGGGGTCGGGGAAATCTACACTCCTGGATGCCCTCAATGGCCTGCGCCCGGCAACGGCAGGTATGGTGCTGGTCAACGGAGTGGACTTATACCGCTACTTCGACGCCTACCACAACGAAATTGGCTACGTGCCCCAAAAAAACATCATCCACGAGGAGTTGACGGTGGCCCAGTCCCTGGACTTTGCTGCCCAGTTGCGCATGCCAGCGGATACCACCCCCGCCGAGCGCCAAGCCCGGATTGACGAAGTGCTCCGGGAACTGGGGCTGTCCCATCGGCGGCATGTGCCCGTCAAAAATCTCAGCGGTGGGCAGCAGCGGCGGGTGTGCATCGGGGTGGAATTGCTCACCAAACCTAGTTTGTTTTTCCTGGATGAAGCCACCTCGGGGCTGGACCCGGGCACGGAAACGGATTTGATGGAGCTGCTGCGCCAGTTGGCCGACCAGGGCCGGACGGTTTTGCTCATCACCCACGCCGCCCAAAACGTGAACCTGTGCGACCTGGTGATTTACATGGCAGAGGGGGGGCGCTTGGCCTACTTTGGGCCGCCGGGGGAACTGGTGCCCTATTTCTTAGAACACTTTGCCGAGGCGCTGGCGCCGTTTCCCATTCGGGATATTACAGGAATTTATCGCGCCCTGGACCGGGAAAAAAATCCCAACGCGCCGACGCCACTGCAACTGCAAGAGACCTATCTGGCCTCGGCCCAGTACCGCAAGTACGTGTTAGAGCGGCAGCAATCCCTGGGCACCATTAGCCAGCCGGACAGTGGTGGTGTCCGCCCCCAACCCCCCAAACCGCCCCACGTCAGCACCCGCGTGTCCCCCTGGCAGCAGTTTGGGATTCTCCTGCGCCGGAATATCGCCCTACTGCAACAGGATGTGGGGAGTTTTGCGTTGATCCTGCTGACGCCCCTTCTGCTGGGCCTGTTAGATTTCATCGCTTGGCGGCGGGATATTTTTCAGACCAACACGGGCAATGCAGCCCAGGCCATGACCATGTTGTTTGTCAGCGCCCTGATTGCCGTACTCATTGGGGAACTCACCACCATGCGGGAATTGGTCAAGGAGGTGGAGGTGTACCGGCGCGAGCGGATGGTGGGGTTGCAATTGTTGCCCTATCTGGGGGCGAAGGTGGTGCTGGCGCTGTTGTTTGCCGCCTACCAGGGGGCAATGTTTCTGCTGGTGAAAAAACTGGCGGTGGACATACCCGGTGGTTGGAGTGTAGTCGGGGCCATGTATGTCACCTTGGCGCTGGCGACGTTTGCCGGGATGGTGATGGGGTTGCTGGTGTCGGCGTTGGCTCCCAACCAGAACATGGCCCCCCTGTTGAGTATCCTGTTTCTGGTGCCGATGATTATTTTTAGCGGGGGGATTCAACCAGTCAGTACCATGAACGGCCCCGCCCGTTTCCTATCCCAGCTTTCGGTGATCCGCTGGCCCTACGAAGCCCTGGTAAGCCTGTCGGGGATGGGGCGTGACCTGATGCAGGACCCCTGCTGGCAAACCGACCGAGCTTTGACCCCAGCGGAACTGAGTCAATGCGCTTGCAAAGGTCCCAATGTCTTTCGCCGCTGCAATTTCCCGGGCATTGGCAAGTACTACGACCCGGCGGTGGACCAACCGGAACCGGTGCAGCCCCAGAAACCCGCCGACCCGGGCGACATTCCGGAAACTCCGGCGGCGCTGGCGGCCTTTCGAGATACCCTACGGGCCTACCGGGACAACATGCGGGCCTACGAAAAAGCGATGACCGCCTGGCAAGAGCAGTACAAAGTCTGGCAGGAAGCCCGCAGCCGCGCCATTAACGAGGCCGAGGGGGTGCTCAGCACCTTCAAAAAAGACCATGGCCCCCTGTTTCAGGCGGATGTGGGTACCACCTGGCGGAACCTAGGGCTGTTGATTGGGGCGATGTTGTTGGCGCTGCCGTTTCTCCAACGCCGGCGGGATGGGGTGTAACGCCCCTAGGGCCTATACTTCACCGAGCAACCGTAGGGTTGGGTAGTGGGCGTGGTCACCTTTTGGCCGGCCATCAGTTGTTGCAGGGCCGCCCGGACGTAGTTATTGGCCTTGGTGGGGTCTTGATTTAAACCCGGCGCGTCGTCAATCGCCCCCATGTACTGCAAAATCCCAGCCCTATCAATCACAAACATGTGGGGAGTGGTGCGGGCACCGTACAGCCGACCGATGGTGCCCTCCGGGTCTAGCAGCACTGCCGTGGGGCTGGCTTTGCGCTCCTTGAGGATGGCATTGGCCTGTTCCGCGGTCACAAACCCCTGTTGTCCCGGTGCTGACGACACGATGGATAGCCAAACCACGCCCTTGGCTTTCGCCTCCTGCTGGAGTTTTTGCATGTTGCCGGACTGGTAGTGCTTGACCACAAAGGGACATTCGTGGTTAGCCCACTCCAGCACCACTATTCGGCCCCGGTAATCCCCCAGGCGCACCGTTTGGCCAGTACTGGTCCGGGCGGTGAAATCCGGAGCCGGTTGACCCACCCGCACCGCTGCCGCAGTGGGTATGGTCAACGTAGCTGCAACGGCTCCCGTGACCACCACCGCTGCTGTAACGGGTCCCATCCAACGCATGGTTAACCTCCCATTTGCGACGACAACAAAGTTTTCACCTGGTCGGGATGGAGGCGGCTGGGCCAGACCACTGGCGCTCGGTCTTGACCGGGATACAGCACGTACAGGGGAACGCCACTGCGCCCAAAGGTTTGCAATAGCTGGGTAATATCCGGGTCTTGGCGCGTCCAGTCCGCTTTAAGCAGGTGCACCCCCCGCTGCCGAAAGGCCTGTTGGACCTCGGGTCGGCCAAACACCAGGCGTTCATTCACCTGGCAACTAAGGCACCAGGCCGCCGTGACATTGACAAAGACCGGTCGTCCCTGGCGACGGAGTTCTTCCAAGCGCGCCGGCGTAAAGGGTTCCCAGAGCGTTTCGGTGACCAAGGGGGCGGGAGTTTTATCGGGGACTGGCAACCAGCCCGGCAACGTCAAGCAAAAACCCACCAACGCCAAGGTCACCACCAGCCCCCAGCGTCGCCCCCAGGTGTGCCGTTGCCCCTGACCATACAGCCAGGCCGCTAGACCTACTAGCAACAGTCCCAGCAAGCCGACGGCTAGGCCATCCGTTCCCGTTTGCCGCGTCAGCACCCACAGTAACCAAGCCGCCGCCGCGTACAGGGGAAAGGCCAGCAATTGCTGCAGCGTGTGCATCCAGTTCCCGGGGCGGGGTAGCCAGCGCCGCCAGGCCGGCACAAAACACAGCAGGACATAAGGCAGGGCAAATCCCACCCCCAATCCCGTAAACACCCCCAGGGCCGCCAGGGGAGGCAAGGTCAAAGCCGCGCCAATGGCCGTAGCCATAAACGGGGCCGTACAGGGCGTCGCTGCCACCGTGGCCAGCACCCCGCTGAAAAATTCCCCTAGGTATCCCGATTTCTCCGTCAGGGATTGGCCTGCCCCCACCCAGCGCGTCCCCACCGTGAACACACCGGAGAGATTCAGCGCCACCGCAAACAGCACCAGCATCAACCCCAGCACCATGCCGGGCGACTGTAACTGAAACCCCCAGCCCAGTTGTTGTCCCAACGCCCGCAGCCCCAGCAATCCCCCCGCCAAGGCCCAAAAACTCAGGACCACACCCGCCCCATACACCAAACCACTGGTGCGCACCTGCGCCGGGGATTGCCGCACCTTGTCCACTAAATGCAGGGTCTTCAGGGAGAGAATGGGCAACACACAGGGCATGACATTCAGCAACAGCCCCCCAACAAAGGCCAGCCCCAGCCATTGCCACCAGGGAGTGCTGCCAGTCCCATCTGGCGTGGCCACGATGTGATATGCCCGCGTACCTAGGGAGGTCGTAGCCACCAACACCCCCTCCACAGTTGACAGTTCCTCCAAGTAACCCCGTTGCAATGTCAGTTCATTCCGGGAGCCTTGGCTACGCAGGATTTGGGGGGCCGCGTTGGTAATCACCCCATCGGTCAAAGGAAAGAAAACCGCCCGTTGGACGTCCCCCTCCGGCCAACGCAGGGTCAAGGTGTCTGCCGTCAGTGCATAACTCACCGGCCAGGGGGCGGGCTGGGG contains the following coding sequences:
- a CDS encoding protein-disulfide reductase DsbD family protein, translating into MDRSKGLRLGWLVLLLVSWLVGTLPAWGATPRYVQADLLSEVQVVQPGQPFWVGLQMRIAPGWHVYWQNPGDAGDRVRVDWQLPAGVTIGEWLWPYPQRIPNGPLVSFGYKNEVLLLAPVTPPATLSPGQTLDLRGEAIWLVCQTDCVPEATTLSLSLPVGSQAVVDPAVAARFDQVRWSHPQPAPWPVSYALTADTLTLRWPEGDVQRAVFFPLTDGVITNAAPQILRSQGSRNELTLQRGYLEELSTVEGVLVATTSLGTRAYHIVATPDGTGSTPWWQWLGLAFVGGLLLNVMPCVLPILSLKTLHLVDKVRQSPAQVRTSGLVYGAGVVLSFWALAGGLLGLRALGQQLGWGFQLQSPGMVLGLMLVLFAVALNLSGVFTVGTRWVGAGQSLTEKSGYLGEFFSGVLATVAATPCTAPFMATAIGAALTLPPLAALGVFTGLGVGFALPYVLLCFVPAWRRWLPRPGNWMHTLQQLLAFPLYAAAAWLLWVLTRQTGTDGLAVGLLGLLLVGLAAWLYGQGQRHTWGRRWGLVVTLALVGFCLTLPGWLPVPDKTPAPLVTETLWEPFTPARLEELRRQGRPVFVNVTAAWCLSCQVNERLVFGRPEVQQAFRQRGVHLLKADWTRQDPDITQLLQTFGRSGVPLYVLYPGQDRAPVVWPSRLHPDQVKTLLSSQMGG